Proteins encoded together in one Procambarus clarkii isolate CNS0578487 chromosome 11, FALCON_Pclarkii_2.0, whole genome shotgun sequence window:
- the LOC138363681 gene encoding uncharacterized protein gives MSDWRSVTSGVPQDSVLAPVMFIVYINHVPEGTQNYMNMSADDAKILGKMGDGDHCNVFQTDLNKISAWSVKWQMEFNVDKCHVMECGIGENRSDTIYKLCGMNYRTVIRKETFRVVVYSKLLPEEHTKNIVRGTDASLSNFTLVVNYMDGEVLKKLFITYVRPKLEYAAVVWCPNLKKYIKKL, from the coding sequence atgtctgactggaggagtgttactagcggagtcccacaggactcagttcttgcaccagtaatgttcatcgtctacataaaccatGTACCAGAAGGAACACAGAACTATATGAACATgtctgctgatgatgctaagatactgggcaaGATGGGAGACGGAGACCATTGTAATGTCTTTCAAACTGATCtaaataaaataagtgcttggagcgtcaagtggcaaatggaattcaatgtggataaatgccatgttatggagtgtggaataggagaaaatagatcAGACACAATTTATAAATTATGTGGAATGAATTACAGAACTGTGATAAGGAAGGAGACCTTCAGAGTGGTTGTGTATAGTAAACTGTTGCCAGAGGAACACacgaagaacattgtgagaggaacgGACGCGTCACTTTCCAACTTCACACTTGttgttaattatatggatggtgaagtactaaagaaactgttcataacgtatgtgagaccaaaactggaatatgcagcagttgtatggtgcccaaatctcaagaagtacATAAAGAAACTGTAA